One segment of Primulina tabacum isolate GXHZ01 chromosome 6, ASM2559414v2, whole genome shotgun sequence DNA contains the following:
- the LOC142548378 gene encoding uncharacterized protein LOC142548378, producing the protein MGLILAAISKLKACIQQVEQLHPSGASDMDIIIRAKKLLKQDSNFKKGFKFDHVWSIMKDMEKFAASSNHSRSKIQRGIEFFDSQQSDTQAMDSPKSASPGLSPFEINLSDENIGGTSSQRPLGVKKAKLKKKKDEYMSQTIESMRLGQEKILKITQTENAYREHNKELQIKRMQQTERKLEQNETKIEQSRQMLDLARFQEENEILVIDLNSIQDPSSRENFRAEQSRILSEREERKRARDSLDYGKYFGDIGGSGSSLPLF; encoded by the exons ATGGGCTTAATATTGGCGGCAATTAGTAAATTAAAAGCATGCATCCAACAAGTTGAACAACTCCATCCAAGCGGTGCTTCAGATATGGATATT ATAATTCGTGCAAAAAAGTTACTGAAACAGGATTCTAATTTCAAGAAAGGTTTTAAGTTTGATCATGTATGGTCTATTATGAAAGATATGGAGAAATTTGCAGCTTCGTCAAATCATTCACGGTCAAAAATTCAAAGAGGTATTGAATTTTTTGACTCTCAACAATCGGACACACAAGCAATGGATTCCCCCAAATCAGCGTCCCCTGGATTATCAccatttgagattaatttaagtgatgaaaatattggTGGTACTTCGTCACAGCGGCCACTTGGAGTGAAAAAAGCaaaattgaaaaagaaaaaagatgaaTATATGTCACAGACAATTGAATCAATGAGATTAGGACAAGaaaaaattctgaaaataaCCCAAACTGAAAATGCTTATCGTGAACATAACAAAGAATTGCAGATAAAACGTATGCAACAAACTGAACGAAAATTGGAACAAAATGAAACAAAAATAGAACAAAGTCGACAAATGTTGGATTTGGCTAGGTTTCAAGAAGAAAACGAAATTTTGGTAATCGATCTCAACTCAATTCAAGATCCATCTTCGCGTGAAAATTTTAGGGCCGAACAGTCAAGAATTTTGAGTGAGAGAGAAGAAAGGAAACGTGCACGTGATAGTCTCGACtatggaaaatattttggagACATTGGAGGATCTGGATCCAGCTTACCTCTGTTTTAA